From the Plasmodium malariae genome assembly, chromosome: 2 genome, one window contains:
- the PmUG01_02017900 gene encoding conserved Plasmodium protein, unknown function → MASREKSVLNGRADLFRQEKNYSDNNSFYNMNLSIHKVFNARHSLPYTINEEVKPISKKRRCTIAYTGDHKRNIINQKKINYDYINYNFNNSITKRRKCSPTYCISPYVKYSPLKSRSKLQRSIDESIKKSAALRCIVNKSIKNRNNVNYEHNEKNYLERSQAYYLNKHPDGACSSTDNINDMNSMKLYMDRNLSETYILSNTTQSDNYFRNKNKNGDSLNTLRETIPIYINSASTISSFNIEREGEHKYAKLVVDLPTGREAGMEVGKEVGIEAEVEAKMHFTRVPMAHLQQNNRYAYMSNLHDSDNRTRMSKGEQLTKVVLHNPLKRRHSTQIANEYDKYNYSDSHYFNKRYKGEDNKNYKNSTRRHSDTITTNPVTNLFFSQIRGDINRNTFHSSLLQEYNKNNLQNGKGRQMNRDMDQHDANNPPFHPSFFKNAEEFENDNIKRKEKIEPLSSNEEDDSVLKNDAEYLFSKGFFNDIYSNIRRKGELNFIDELLEADEEYYISKSKLNKIIENAKNKEMKYHYIDRMFLYRHAKNVIDDEDYEKYKNKCRLEHKYLDVPFPNLTEIMNLQPISNSDEIDDNDEFYDAEVKLLEKYYYKSNKERKEQSKNTMNSNKDIENKIVLVQNKNKPFEDKEVTEDLDVIEKREKLMCLMNKMKMEKDSFYEKILDTPDFSKLLEPVFSVNECFLLSHQLFNVQYAAQLGPVVYLIKTEDENYVYRAIEVSRLFEEKVKSILDNQKINLGSKDRNDCFECFSNEKFPFLHELDVKYYLRIPMSTGWNHFGYLKNQNNVLFFRRPKNG, encoded by the exons ATGGCAAGTCGAGAGAAGTCGGTGCTAAACGGAAGAGCTGACTTGTTCAGGCAGGAAAAGAACTATTCTGATAACAACAGTTTTTATAACATGAATTTGAGCATTCATAAAGTATTTAATGCGAGGCATAGTTTGCCATACACAATTAATGAAGAAGTCAAACCTATatcgaaaaaaagaagatgtACAATAGCATATACAGGTGatcataaaagaaatataataaaccaaaaaaaaattaattatgattatatcaattataattttaataattcaatAACAAAGAGAAGGAAATGTTCACCTACGTATTGTATATCAccttatgtaaaatattctCCCCTTAAAAGTAGAAGCAAACTACAAAGGAGTATCGATGAGAGTATAAAGAAGAGTGCTGCACTAAGATGTATTgttaataaaagtataaaaaataggaataatgtaaattatgaacacaatgaaaaaaattatttagaaaGAAGTCAAGCCTATTATCTTAATAAACACCCCGATGGTGCATGTAGTAGTACAGACAATATTAACGATATGAACAGTATGAAATTGTACATGGATAGAAATTTAAGTGAAACTTATATACTAAGTAATACTACACAGAGTGACAACTATTttaggaataaaaataaaaatggcgATAGCCTAAACACATTAAGAGAAACCATTcccatatacataaattcaGCATCAACTATTTCTAGTTTTAATATTGAACGCGAAGGGGAACATAAATACGCCAAACTGGTGGTTGATCTTCCTACCGGTAGAGAAGCAGGAATGGAAGTAGGAAAGGAAGTTGGAATAGAAGCAGAAGTAGAGGCAAAAATGCATTTCACCAGGGTGCCCATGGCGCATTTACAACAGAACAACAGATATGCTTATATGTCGAACTTACATGATAGTGATAACAGGACAAGAATGTCAAAAGGAGAGCAGTTAACTAAAGTAGTTTTGCATAACCCCTTAAAGAGAAGACACAGTACTCAAATTGCAAACGAATATGATAAATACAATTATTCCGATTCTCACTATTtcaataaaagatataaggGTGAAGataataagaattataaaaatagtacGCGTAGGCACAGTGATACTATTACAACGAACCCGGTCACTAACCTCTTTTTTAGTCAAATTAGAGGAGatataaatagaaatacCTTCCATTCTTCTCTACTACAagagtataataaaaacaatctACAAAATGGTAAAGGTAGACAAATGAATCGTGATATGGATCAGCATGATGCTAACAACCCCCCGTTTCAtccttccttttttaaaaacgcGGAGGAGTTTGAAAACGATAATATTAAGAGGAAAG AGAAAATAGAGCCGCTGAGTTCCAACGAAGAAGACGATTCTGTTCTGAAGAACGATGCCGAGTATCTATTTAGCAAAGGATTTTTCAATGATATATATTCGAATATACGAAGAAAAGGAGAATTGAATTTTATAGATGAGTTACTAGAAGCAGATGAAGAGTATTATATTAGTAAAAgcaaattaaacaaaataattgaaaatgcaaaaaataaagaaatgaaatatcattatatagatagaatgtttttatatagaCATGCCAAAAATGTTATAGATGATGAGGATTATGAAAAGTATAAGAATAAATGTAGGTTAGAACACAAATATCTAGATGTACCCTTCCCTAATTTAACAGAGATAATGAATCTACAACCCATAAGTAATTCAGACGAAATAGATGATAATGATGAATTTTATGATGCCGAAGTGAAACTgcttgaaaaatattattataaatctaataaggaaagaaaagaacaatcaaaaaatacaatgaatagtaataaagatatagaaaataaaattgtgttggtgcaaaataaaaataaaccaTTTGAAGATAAGGAGGTAACTGAAGATTTAGATGTTatagaaaaaagagaaaaattaatgtgtctaatgaacaaaatgaaaatggaaaaagatTCTTTTTATGAAAAGATATTAGATACACCtgatttttcaaaattactTGAACCCGTATTTTCCGTAAATGAATGTTTCTTACTTTCTCATCAATTGTTTAATGTACAATATGCTGCTCAACTAGGGCCTGTTGTTTATCTTATAAAGACAGAAGatgaaaattatgtatacagAGCTATAGAAGTAAGCAGACTATTTGAAGAAAAAGTGAAGTCTATTCTAGataatcaaaaaattaatttaggTTCAAAGGATAGAAATGACTGTTTCGAATGTTTTTCCAATGAAAAATTCCCATTTTTACATGAACTAGATGTCAAATATTATCTTCGTATACCTATGAGCACAGGATGGAATCATTTTGGCTATTTAAAGAATCAAAAtaatgttcttttttttagaagACCCAAAAATGGTTGA